From Pseudomonas putida, one genomic window encodes:
- a CDS encoding GntR family transcriptional regulator codes for MSKPGQMVLIALRKMIASGELAAGARLMEVPTAERFGVSRMPVRMAFRTLEQEGLLVRCGGRGFQVRSVSAEDIAGAVEVRGVLEGLAARQAAERGLLPAAREALQRCLVEGDLLFGKGYVSEEDLHAYHDLNMRFHQVIVEASHNPAIADALARNDHLPFASVTALAVDRHDLAREYRRFNFAHMQHHAVFDALIHGQGARAEAIMREHANATLRYAETFGGATKDEGMKVILPSS; via the coding sequence ATGAGCAAGCCCGGTCAAATGGTGCTGATCGCGTTGCGCAAGATGATCGCTTCGGGCGAACTGGCGGCTGGCGCGCGGCTGATGGAAGTGCCCACCGCCGAACGGTTCGGCGTCTCACGCATGCCCGTACGCATGGCATTCCGAACCCTGGAGCAGGAGGGCCTGCTGGTGCGTTGCGGCGGCCGGGGCTTCCAGGTGCGTTCGGTCAGCGCCGAGGACATCGCCGGTGCCGTGGAGGTGCGCGGTGTACTCGAAGGCCTGGCGGCCCGCCAGGCGGCTGAGCGTGGCCTGCTGCCAGCGGCGCGCGAGGCGTTGCAGCGCTGCCTGGTCGAAGGCGACCTGTTGTTCGGCAAGGGGTATGTAAGCGAAGAGGACTTGCACGCCTATCACGACCTGAACATGCGCTTTCACCAGGTGATCGTCGAGGCCAGCCACAACCCGGCCATCGCCGATGCCCTGGCGCGCAACGATCACCTGCCGTTCGCTTCGGTCACCGCGCTGGCGGTGGACCGTCACGACCTTGCCCGTGAATACCGGCGCTTCAACTTCGCGCACATGCAGCACCATGCGGTGTTCGACGCGCTCATCCACGGCCAGGGTGCCCGCGCCGAGGCGATCATGCGCGAGCATGCCAATGCCACGCTGCGCTATGCCGAAACCTTTGGCGGGGCCACGAAGGACGAGGGCATGAAAGTGATCCTGCCCTCGTCCTGA
- a CDS encoding PDR/VanB family oxidoreductase: protein MIDAVVVSRNIEAQGICSFELAAADGSPLPPFSAGAHIDVHLPDGLVRQYSLCNHPAERHRYLIGVLNDPASRGGSRSLHEQVQAGHRLRISAPRNLFPLAQGARRSVLFAGGIGITPLLCMAEQLACNGDDFELHYCARSSERAAFVERLRAAPFADRLFVHFDEQPETALDIAQVLGTAQDDVHLYVCGPGGFMQHVLDTARQLGWQQANLHREYFAAAPVENSDDGSFSVQLGSTGQVFEVPADQSVVQVLERHGIEIAVSCEQGICGTCLTRVLQGTPEHRDLFLTEQEQALNDQFTPCCSRAKTPLLVLDL, encoded by the coding sequence ATGATCGATGCCGTAGTGGTATCCCGCAACATCGAAGCCCAAGGCATCTGCAGCTTCGAGCTGGCAGCCGCCGATGGCAGCCCATTGCCGCCCTTCAGCGCCGGCGCGCACATCGATGTGCACCTGCCGGATGGGCTGGTGCGCCAGTATTCCCTGTGCAACCACCCCGCCGAACGCCACCGCTACCTGATCGGTGTGCTCAACGACCCGGCCTCACGCGGCGGTTCGCGCAGCCTTCACGAGCAGGTGCAGGCCGGCCACCGCCTGCGCATCAGCGCCCCGCGCAACCTGTTCCCGCTGGCCCAGGGCGCCCGGCGCAGCGTGCTGTTCGCCGGCGGCATCGGCATCACGCCGCTGCTGTGCATGGCTGAACAGCTGGCCTGCAACGGCGACGATTTCGAGCTGCACTACTGCGCCCGCTCCAGCGAACGCGCGGCCTTCGTCGAGCGCCTGCGCGCCGCACCGTTCGCTGACCGCCTGTTCGTGCATTTTGACGAGCAGCCGGAGACCGCCCTGGACATCGCCCAGGTGCTGGGCACCGCGCAGGATGATGTGCACCTTTACGTGTGCGGCCCGGGCGGCTTCATGCAGCACGTGCTGGACACCGCCCGGCAGCTGGGCTGGCAGCAGGCCAACCTGCACCGCGAATACTTCGCCGCAGCACCGGTTGAAAACAGCGACGACGGCAGCTTCTCGGTGCAGCTAGGCAGCACCGGCCAGGTGTTCGAGGTGCCGGCCGACCAGAGCGTGGTGCAGGTGCTGGAACGCCACGGCATCGAGATCGCCGTTTCCTGTGAACAAGGCATTTGCGGCACCTGCCTGACCCGTGTGCTGCAGGGCACGCCAGAGCACCGCGACCTGTTCCTCACGGAACAGGAACAGGCGCTGAACGATCAGTTCACACCGTGCTGTTCGCGGGCGAAGACGCCCCTGCTGGTACTGGACCTGTAA
- a CDS encoding aromatic ring-hydroxylating oxygenase subunit alpha: MYPKNAWYVACTPDEIAEKPLGRQICGEKIVFYRPSENRVAAVEDFCPHRGAPLSLGFVENGNLVCGYHGLVMGCDGKTVDMPGQRVRGFPCNKALAVVERHGFIWVWPGDQAQADPALIPQLPWAASDEWAYGGGLFHIGCDYRLMIDNLMDLTHETYVHASSIGQKEIDEAHPVTTVSGDEVVTARHMENIMPPPFWRMALRGNGLADDVPVDRWQICRFTPPSHVLIEVGVAHAGHGGYHAPVEHKASSIVVDFITPESDTSIWYFWGMARNFAAHDQALTESIREGQGKIFSEDLDMLERQQQNLLAYPERNLLKLNIDAGGVQARKVLERLIAKEHAPQPHVIATHA, from the coding sequence ATGTACCCGAAAAACGCCTGGTATGTCGCCTGCACCCCTGACGAAATCGCCGAGAAGCCCTTGGGCCGGCAGATTTGCGGGGAAAAGATCGTGTTCTACCGCCCCAGCGAAAACCGCGTGGCGGCCGTCGAAGACTTTTGCCCCCACCGCGGCGCGCCGTTGTCGCTGGGTTTTGTCGAAAACGGCAACCTGGTGTGCGGCTATCACGGGCTGGTGATGGGCTGTGATGGCAAAACCGTCGACATGCCGGGCCAACGGGTGCGTGGCTTCCCCTGCAACAAGGCTCTTGCCGTGGTCGAGCGCCATGGCTTCATCTGGGTCTGGCCGGGTGACCAGGCCCAGGCTGACCCCGCCCTGATCCCGCAGCTGCCCTGGGCGGCCAGCGATGAGTGGGCCTATGGCGGCGGGTTGTTCCACATCGGCTGCGATTACCGCCTGATGATCGACAACCTGATGGACCTCACCCACGAAACCTATGTGCACGCCTCCAGCATCGGCCAGAAAGAAATCGACGAGGCGCACCCCGTCACCACGGTGAGCGGCGACGAAGTGGTCACCGCCCGGCACATGGAAAACATCATGCCCCCGCCCTTCTGGCGCATGGCCCTGCGCGGCAATGGCCTGGCCGATGACGTGCCGGTGGACCGCTGGCAGATCTGCCGCTTCACACCGCCCAGCCATGTACTGATCGAAGTGGGTGTGGCGCATGCCGGCCACGGCGGCTACCACGCCCCGGTCGAGCACAAGGCCTCGAGCATCGTGGTCGATTTCATCACCCCCGAGAGCGACACGTCGATCTGGTACTTCTGGGGCATGGCGCGCAATTTTGCCGCCCACGATCAGGCCCTGACCGAGAGCATCCGAGAAGGCCAGGGCAAGATATTCAGCGAAGACCTGGACATGCTCGAACGCCAGCAGCAGAACCTGCTCGCCTACCCCGAGCGCAACCTGCTCAAACTCAACATCGACGCCGGCGGCGTACAGGCACGCAAGGTGCTGGAGCGGCTGATCGCCAAAGAGCACGCGCCCCAACCGCACGTGATCGCCACCCACGCCTGA
- a CDS encoding MarR family winged helix-turn-helix transcriptional regulator, producing MARSARTDDTASLPTPPDDTVLEDLLGYALRRAQLKLFQHLIGRLSAYDLRPAQFSALAIIEQNPGLMQADLARALAIEPPQVVPLLNKLEERALAVRVRCKPDKRSYGIFLSKSGEAMLKQLKQIASDSDREATASLDEDERAQLLRLLTKIYKD from the coding sequence ATGGCAAGGTCTGCCCGAACCGACGACACCGCTTCCCTGCCCACGCCGCCTGACGATACGGTCCTCGAAGACCTGCTCGGCTATGCATTGCGCCGCGCCCAACTGAAGCTGTTCCAGCACCTGATCGGCCGGTTGTCGGCCTACGACCTGCGCCCGGCGCAGTTCTCTGCGCTGGCGATTATCGAGCAGAACCCAGGCTTGATGCAGGCGGACCTGGCGCGTGCCTTGGCGATCGAGCCGCCGCAAGTGGTGCCGCTGCTGAACAAACTGGAAGAGCGCGCGCTGGCCGTGCGAGTACGCTGCAAGCCAGACAAGCGTTCCTACGGCATCTTCTTGAGCAAGTCGGGTGAAGCGATGCTCAAGCAGCTCAAGCAGATCGCCAGCGACAGCGACCGGGAGGCTACTGCCAGCCTTGACGAGGATGAGCGCGCACAACTGCTGCGGCTGCTGACGAAAATCTACAAGGACTAG
- a CDS encoding p-hydroxycinnamoyl CoA hydratase/lyase — MSKYEGRWTTVKVELESGIAWVTLNRPEKRNAMSPTLNREMVDVLETLEQDAEAGVLVLTGAGESWTAGMDLKEYFREVDAGPEILQEKIRREASQWQWKLLRMYAKPTIAMVNGWCFGGGFSPLVACDLAICANEATFGLSEINWGIPPGNLVSKAMADTVGHRQSLYYIMTGKTFGGAKAAEMGLVNESVPLAQLRETTRELALNLLEKNPVVLRAAKNGFKRCRELTWEQNEDYLYAKLDQSRLLDTEGGREQGMKQFLDDKSIKPGLQAYKR, encoded by the coding sequence ATGAGCAAATACGAAGGCCGCTGGACCACCGTGAAGGTCGAACTGGAGTCGGGCATCGCCTGGGTAACCCTCAACCGCCCGGAAAAGCGCAATGCCATGAGCCCCACCCTGAACCGGGAAATGGTCGACGTGCTGGAAACCTTGGAGCAGGACGCCGAGGCCGGCGTGCTGGTGCTGACCGGGGCAGGTGAGTCGTGGACGGCGGGCATGGACCTCAAGGAATACTTCCGCGAAGTCGACGCCGGCCCTGAAATCCTTCAGGAAAAAATCCGCCGTGAAGCCTCGCAATGGCAGTGGAAGCTGCTGCGCATGTACGCCAAGCCGACCATCGCCATGGTCAACGGCTGGTGCTTCGGTGGCGGTTTCAGCCCACTGGTGGCGTGCGATCTGGCGATCTGCGCCAACGAGGCCACCTTCGGCTTGTCGGAAATCAACTGGGGCATCCCACCTGGCAACCTGGTGAGCAAGGCGATGGCCGATACCGTTGGCCATCGTCAGTCGCTGTACTACATCATGACCGGCAAGACCTTCGGCGGTGCCAAAGCCGCCGAGATGGGCCTGGTCAACGAGAGCGTGCCGTTGGCCCAGCTGCGCGAGACGACCCGCGAGCTGGCGCTGAACCTGCTGGAGAAAAACCCGGTGGTGCTGCGTGCCGCCAAGAACGGCTTCAAGCGCTGCCGCGAACTGACCTGGGAGCAGAACGAAGACTACCTCTACGCCAAGCTCGACCAGTCCCGGCTGCTGGACACCGAGGGCGGTCGCGAGCAGGGCATGAAGCAGTTCCTCGATGACAAGTCCATCAAGCCGGGCCTGCAGGCTTACAAACGCTGA
- a CDS encoding aldehyde dehydrogenase codes for MLQVPLLIGGQSRPASDGRTFQRCNPVTGEVVSQAAAATLADADAAVAAASAAFPAWAALAPGERRSRLLAGADLLQARAAEFIAAAGETGAMANWYGFNVKLAANMLREAAAMTTQVTGEVIPSDVPGSFAMALRAPCGVVLGIAPWNAPVILATRAIAMPLACGNTVVLKASEVSPAVHRLIGQVLHDAGLGEGVVNVISNDPADAPAIVERLIANPAVRRVNFTGSTQVGRIVGELAARHLKPALLELGGKAPLLVLDDADLDAAVAAAAFGAYFNQGQICMSTERLVVDDRIADRFVDKLAAKVAGLRAGDPQASTSVLGSLVSGAAGERIRALIDDAVAKGARLVCGGQLDGSILQPTLLDNVDASMRLYHEESFGPVAVVLRAQGDEALLTLANDSEFGLSSAIFSRDTSRALALAQRVESGICHINGPTVHDEAQMPFGGVKASGYGSFGSRTAIDQFTQLRWVTLQHGPRHYPI; via the coding sequence ATGTTGCAGGTGCCTTTGCTGATTGGCGGGCAGTCGCGCCCCGCCAGTGATGGACGAACCTTCCAGCGCTGCAACCCGGTCACCGGTGAGGTGGTGTCGCAAGCCGCTGCCGCCACCCTGGCCGATGCCGATGCGGCGGTGGCCGCGGCCAGCGCAGCGTTCCCGGCCTGGGCCGCGCTGGCGCCCGGTGAACGGCGCAGCCGCTTGCTGGCCGGCGCCGACCTGTTGCAGGCGCGGGCTGCCGAGTTCATCGCCGCCGCCGGCGAAACCGGGGCCATGGCCAACTGGTATGGCTTCAACGTGAAGCTGGCCGCCAACATGCTGCGCGAAGCCGCGGCCATGACCACACAGGTTACCGGTGAGGTCATCCCTTCGGACGTGCCTGGCAGCTTCGCCATGGCCTTGCGCGCACCGTGCGGTGTGGTGCTGGGCATCGCGCCGTGGAATGCCCCGGTGATCCTCGCCACGCGGGCCATCGCCATGCCGCTTGCCTGTGGCAACACCGTGGTGCTGAAGGCCTCCGAGGTCAGCCCGGCGGTGCACCGGTTGATCGGCCAGGTGCTCCACGATGCCGGCTTGGGCGAGGGTGTGGTCAATGTGATCAGCAATGACCCGGCCGATGCGCCTGCCATCGTCGAGCGGCTGATCGCCAACCCAGCGGTGCGCCGCGTCAATTTCACCGGGTCCACCCAGGTGGGGCGTATCGTCGGCGAGCTGGCTGCCCGGCACCTGAAACCTGCTTTGCTCGAACTGGGCGGCAAGGCGCCGCTGCTGGTGCTCGACGACGCCGACCTGGACGCCGCCGTAGCCGCCGCAGCGTTCGGGGCGTACTTCAACCAGGGCCAGATCTGCATGTCCACCGAGCGCCTGGTGGTCGACGACCGCATCGCCGACAGGTTCGTCGACAAGCTGGCGGCCAAGGTCGCCGGGCTGCGCGCTGGCGACCCGCAGGCCAGCACCTCGGTGCTCGGTTCGCTGGTCAGCGGTGCGGCCGGCGAGCGCATCAGGGCGCTGATCGACGATGCCGTGGCCAAGGGCGCACGCCTGGTATGCGGCGGCCAGCTGGACGGCAGCATCCTGCAACCCACCTTGTTGGACAACGTCGACGCAAGCATGCGCCTGTATCACGAAGAGTCCTTCGGGCCGGTCGCGGTGGTGCTGCGCGCGCAGGGCGATGAAGCCTTGTTGACGCTGGCCAACGACTCGGAATTCGGCCTGTCGTCAGCCATCTTCAGCCGCGACACCAGCCGTGCGTTGGCCTTGGCCCAGCGTGTGGAGTCGGGTATCTGCCATATCAACGGCCCGACCGTGCATGACGAAGCGCAGATGCCCTTCGGTGGGGTCAAGGCCAGCGGCTACGGTAGCTTCGGCAGCCGCACCGCCATCGATCAATTCACCCAGCTGCGCTGGGTCACCCTCCAGCACGGACCCAGGCATTACCCCATCTAG
- a CDS encoding feruloyl-CoA synthase codes for MNNQARTGSRDPGQSPRYRQVSIGHPQVQFSEAEGILRMQAVEPLAPLPARLLDRLLHWAVQRPDTTFIAARQPDGAWRAITYAQMLVQVRTIAANLLGFGLSAERPLALFSGNDIEHLQIALGAMYAGIPYCPVSPAYALLSQDFAKLRHVCEVLTPGLVFTTDTQPFQRAFDAVLDASVAVVSVHGQAPGRRHLGFDSLLQPCDLAPADAAFAATGPDTIAKFLFTSGSTKLPKAVVTTQRMLCANQQMLLQTFPVFAEEPPVLVDWLPWNHTFGGSHNLGIVLYNGGSFYLDAGKPTPQGFGETLRNLREISPTAYLTVPKGWEELVKALEQDAQLREVFFARMKLFFFAAAGLSQSVWDRLDRIAEQHCGERIRMMAGLGMTEAAPSCTFTTGPLSLAGYVGLPAPGCEVKLVPLDGKLEARFRGPHIMPGYWRSPQQTAEAFDDEGFYCSGDALKLADAQQPEQGLMFDGRIAEDFKLSSGVFVSVGPLRNRAVLEGSPYVQDIVVAAPDRECLGILVFPRLPECRQLAGLSAEASDADVLGSDAVRSWFAAWLQRLNRDAQGNASRIEWLSLLVEPPSIDAGEITDKGSINQRAVLQRRADKVAALYRGEDPTVLPAQVRP; via the coding sequence GTGAATAACCAAGCCCGCACAGGGTCGCGCGACCCTGGCCAAAGCCCGCGCTACCGGCAGGTGTCCATCGGGCATCCCCAGGTGCAGTTCAGCGAGGCCGAAGGCATATTGCGCATGCAAGCCGTCGAGCCCCTGGCGCCGCTGCCGGCGCGCCTGCTCGACCGGCTGCTGCACTGGGCCGTACAGCGCCCGGACACTACCTTCATTGCCGCGCGGCAGCCCGATGGGGCCTGGCGCGCGATCACCTACGCGCAAATGCTCGTGCAGGTCCGTACCATCGCCGCCAACCTGCTGGGCTTTGGCCTGAGCGCCGAGCGGCCGCTGGCGCTTTTTTCCGGCAACGATATCGAGCACCTGCAGATCGCCTTGGGCGCCATGTATGCCGGCATCCCGTATTGCCCGGTGTCGCCGGCCTACGCACTGTTGTCCCAGGACTTCGCCAAGCTGCGCCATGTGTGTGAGGTACTGACCCCAGGGCTGGTGTTCACCACCGACACCCAACCGTTCCAGCGGGCCTTCGATGCCGTCCTGGATGCCTCGGTGGCGGTGGTGAGCGTGCATGGCCAGGCCCCGGGCCGTCGGCACCTGGGCTTCGACAGCCTGCTGCAGCCGTGCGACCTTGCGCCCGCCGACGCCGCGTTTGCCGCCACCGGGCCCGACACTATCGCCAAGTTCCTCTTCACCTCTGGCTCCACCAAGCTGCCCAAGGCGGTGGTCACCACACAACGCATGCTGTGCGCCAACCAGCAGATGCTGTTGCAGACCTTCCCGGTGTTCGCCGAAGAGCCGCCGGTGCTGGTGGACTGGCTGCCGTGGAACCACACCTTCGGCGGCAGCCACAACCTGGGCATCGTGCTGTACAACGGCGGCAGCTTCTACCTGGATGCCGGCAAGCCCACCCCGCAAGGCTTCGGCGAAACCTTGCGCAACCTGCGCGAAATTTCCCCCACCGCCTACCTGACCGTGCCCAAGGGCTGGGAAGAGCTGGTCAAGGCGCTGGAGCAGGACGCGCAGTTGCGCGAGGTGTTCTTTGCCCGCATGAAGCTGTTTTTCTTCGCTGCCGCCGGGCTTTCGCAAAGCGTGTGGGACCGCCTGGACCGCATCGCCGAGCAGCACTGTGGCGAGCGCATCCGCATGATGGCTGGCCTGGGCATGACCGAGGCGGCGCCGTCCTGCACCTTCACTACCGGGCCTTTGTCCCTGGCCGGCTACGTGGGCTTGCCTGCCCCAGGTTGCGAAGTGAAGCTGGTGCCGCTGGATGGCAAGCTGGAGGCGCGCTTTCGCGGCCCGCACATCATGCCCGGCTATTGGCGCTCGCCGCAGCAAACGGCCGAGGCGTTCGATGATGAAGGCTTTTACTGCTCGGGCGATGCCTTGAAGCTCGCCGATGCGCAGCAGCCCGAGCAGGGCCTGATGTTCGATGGGCGCATTGCCGAAGACTTCAAGTTGTCGTCCGGCGTGTTCGTCAGCGTCGGCCCGCTGCGTAACCGTGCGGTGCTCGAAGGCTCGCCCTATGTGCAAGACATCGTGGTGGCCGCGCCGGACCGCGAATGCCTGGGCATCCTGGTGTTCCCGCGTTTGCCCGAATGCCGCCAACTGGCCGGGCTATCGGCCGAAGCCAGCGATGCCGACGTGCTCGGCAGCGACGCGGTGCGCAGCTGGTTCGCCGCTTGGCTGCAGCGCCTGAACCGTGACGCCCAGGGCAACGCCAGCCGCATCGAATGGTTGTCACTGCTGGTGGAGCCGCCGTCGATCGACGCCGGGGAGATCACTGACAAAGGTTCGATCAACCAGCGCGCGGTGTTGCAGCGCCGGGCTGACAAGGTAGCGGCGCTGTACCGTGGCGAAGACCCGACCGTGCTGCCCGCGCAGGTGCGCCCGTGA
- a CDS encoding thiolase family protein, whose product MSSGGLCTAFDDVAIVEMVRTPWVDLGGALAAVSPIDLGIKAGRAVLARAGIAPQAVDSVLAGSMAQASFDAYLLPRHIGLYCGVPQAVPALAVQRICGTGLELLRQAGEQLRSGVQQVLCVGAESMSRNPIAAYEHRGGFRLGAPVGFKDFLWEALYDPAAGVDMIGTAENLARAHGLGREAVDAWALRSHQRALQAQQQGWFDEEIVEVTAEAFSADGCLPRGIELPRGVAHVSHDSHPRPTDAPALARLRAVHAGGVQTAGNSCAVVDGAAAALVRRFSTCSQPPLARLLMATAVGVPPSTMGIGPAPAIALLLERSGLRLEQVDRFEINEAQAAQVLAVAQALQLDEAKLNVHGGAIALGHPLAATGLRLVHTLARQLRQGNLRYGIAAACIGGGQGMAVLIENPHFAA is encoded by the coding sequence GTGAGCAGTGGCGGGCTGTGCACGGCGTTCGACGATGTGGCCATCGTGGAGATGGTACGGACGCCCTGGGTCGACCTTGGCGGTGCGCTCGCCGCGGTTTCACCGATCGACCTGGGCATCAAGGCCGGGCGGGCGGTGCTGGCACGGGCCGGTATCGCCCCACAGGCGGTGGACAGCGTGCTGGCCGGCAGCATGGCCCAGGCCAGTTTCGATGCGTACCTGCTGCCGCGCCATATCGGGCTGTACTGCGGGGTGCCGCAAGCCGTACCCGCACTGGCAGTGCAGCGTATCTGCGGCACCGGCCTGGAGCTGTTGCGCCAGGCCGGGGAACAGTTGCGCAGTGGCGTGCAGCAGGTACTGTGCGTGGGCGCCGAGTCGATGTCGCGCAACCCGATCGCGGCTTATGAGCACCGTGGCGGCTTTCGCCTCGGCGCGCCGGTAGGGTTCAAGGACTTTCTTTGGGAGGCGCTGTACGACCCGGCTGCCGGAGTGGACATGATCGGTACCGCAGAAAACCTGGCACGCGCGCATGGCCTTGGCCGCGAGGCGGTGGATGCCTGGGCGCTGCGCAGCCATCAGCGTGCGCTGCAGGCTCAGCAGCAGGGCTGGTTCGATGAGGAAATCGTCGAGGTCACGGCAGAGGCTTTCAGCGCTGACGGCTGCCTGCCGCGCGGCATCGAACTGCCACGCGGGGTGGCCCATGTCAGCCACGACAGCCACCCGCGGCCTACCGATGCCCCAGCGCTGGCCCGCTTGCGTGCGGTGCACGCCGGTGGCGTGCAAACCGCGGGCAACAGTTGTGCGGTGGTCGATGGCGCGGCGGCAGCGTTGGTGAGGCGTTTTTCCACGTGCTCCCAGCCACCGTTGGCCCGCCTGCTGATGGCCACCGCCGTGGGTGTGCCCCCCAGCACCATGGGCATCGGGCCGGCCCCGGCGATTGCCCTGCTGCTCGAACGCAGTGGCCTGCGCCTAGAGCAGGTCGACCGCTTCGAAATCAACGAAGCGCAAGCCGCCCAGGTGCTGGCGGTGGCCCAGGCCCTGCAACTGGATGAGGCAAAACTCAACGTCCATGGCGGGGCCATCGCCCTGGGCCACCCCTTGGCCGCCACCGGCTTGCGCCTGGTGCATACCCTGGCCCGCCAACTGCGCCAGGGCAACCTGCGTTATGGCATCGCTGCGGCCTGCATCGGCGGCGGCCAGGGCATGGCGGTGCTGATCGAAAACCCCCACTTCGCGGCTTGA
- a CDS encoding acyl-CoA dehydrogenase family protein, with the protein MAWKAPLQDMQFVLEHWLRADQAWQHLPAYADVDLELALQVLQEAARFSEQVLAPLNASGDRQGCRLEQGRVRTPDGFAAAYRAYVDGGWPALACEPRFGGQGLPLVLDAAVQEMLFASNHGWTMYTGIAHGAYLCLKAHGSAQLQARYLPGIVSGASLPTMCLTEPQAGSDLALLRCRAEPLGDGSYAVTGNKLFISGGDHDLTRDILHLVLARLPDAPAGSRGLSLLLVPNGLEGDVGNGVQCDGLEHKLGIRASATCALRFEGARGWLVGQAHGGLAAMFVMMNSARLHVGLQGLGHAEAAWQLARDYAWERRQMRAPGHWPGAAADPIHLHPAMRLALLELRVRSEGMRALGYWTAHWLDVADASADPALRAKAATLAALLTPIVKAAFTDYGFSLSSKALQVFGGYGYTCEFAIEQVLRDSRIAMIYEGTNEIQANDLLLRKVLGDGGEGFALLLGELRAEAVAAPGAAAEALGVICDRLQGLVATLERSAAHSVEYPYRAAGAFLQVCATALQAFAWARTVRCLDALPAEAPLRREKHESATFFCSYLLPDFDRQVAAVEAAACPLPFIAEPF; encoded by the coding sequence ATGGCCTGGAAGGCTCCCCTGCAAGACATGCAATTCGTGCTTGAGCATTGGCTCAGAGCCGACCAAGCCTGGCAGCACCTGCCGGCCTACGCCGACGTCGATCTGGAACTGGCCCTGCAGGTGCTGCAGGAGGCCGCCCGTTTCAGCGAACAGGTTCTGGCGCCGCTGAATGCTTCCGGCGACCGCCAGGGCTGTCGCCTGGAGCAGGGCAGGGTGCGCACGCCGGACGGCTTTGCCGCAGCCTATCGGGCCTACGTGGACGGCGGCTGGCCGGCGCTGGCCTGCGAGCCCCGGTTCGGCGGCCAGGGCTTGCCATTGGTACTGGATGCGGCCGTTCAGGAAATGCTCTTTGCCAGCAACCATGGCTGGACCATGTACACCGGCATCGCCCATGGCGCCTACCTGTGCCTGAAGGCCCATGGCAGCGCCCAATTGCAGGCGCGTTACCTGCCCGGCATCGTCAGCGGCGCTAGCCTGCCGACCATGTGCCTGACCGAGCCACAGGCCGGCAGTGACCTTGCCTTGCTGCGCTGCCGTGCCGAACCGCTGGGCGATGGCAGCTACGCCGTTACCGGCAACAAGCTGTTCATTTCCGGCGGCGACCACGACCTGACCCGCGACATCCTGCACCTGGTGCTGGCGCGTTTGCCCGATGCCCCGGCAGGCAGCCGCGGGCTGTCATTGCTGCTGGTACCCAACGGCCTGGAAGGTGATGTGGGCAATGGGGTGCAGTGCGATGGCCTGGAGCACAAGCTGGGCATTCGCGCTAGCGCCACCTGTGCGCTGCGCTTCGAGGGGGCCAGAGGCTGGCTGGTCGGGCAGGCCCACGGTGGGCTGGCGGCCATGTTCGTGATGATGAATTCGGCCAGGCTGCATGTTGGCCTGCAAGGGTTGGGGCACGCCGAAGCGGCCTGGCAACTGGCCCGTGACTACGCATGGGAGCGTCGCCAGATGCGCGCCCCCGGGCATTGGCCGGGGGCTGCTGCCGACCCCATTCACCTGCACCCTGCCATGCGCCTTGCGCTGCTGGAGTTGCGGGTGCGTAGCGAAGGCATGCGCGCCTTGGGCTACTGGACGGCGCACTGGCTGGATGTGGCCGACGCCTCTGCCGACCCTGCGCTGCGCGCCAAAGCGGCGACGCTGGCGGCGTTGCTGACGCCCATCGTCAAGGCAGCGTTCACTGACTACGGTTTCAGCCTGTCGAGCAAAGCGCTGCAGGTGTTTGGCGGTTACGGCTACACCTGCGAGTTCGCCATCGAGCAGGTGCTGCGCGACAGCCGGATTGCGATGATCTACGAAGGCACCAACGAAATTCAGGCCAACGATCTGTTGTTGCGCAAAGTGCTGGGCGATGGCGGTGAAGGTTTCGCGCTGCTGCTGGGCGAGCTGCGCGCGGAGGCTGTTGCTGCCCCGGGCGCAGCGGCCGAGGCACTCGGCGTGATCTGCGACCGGTTGCAAGGGCTGGTTGCCACGCTTGAGCGCAGTGCGGCGCACAGCGTGGAATACCCCTATCGCGCGGCGGGGGCCTTCCTGCAGGTGTGCGCCACGGCGCTGCAGGCCTTTGCCTGGGCCCGCACCGTTCGCTGCCTCGACGCGTTGCCGGCCGAGGCGCCGCTACGGCGTGAGAAACATGAAAGCGCCACCTTCTTTTGCAGCTACCTGCTGCCTGACTTCGACCGGCAAGTGGCCGCTGTCGAGGCGGCCGCCTGCCCATTGCCTTTCATTGCCGAACCGTTCTGA